DNA sequence from the Xyrauchen texanus isolate HMW12.3.18 chromosome 35, RBS_HiC_50CHRs, whole genome shotgun sequence genome:
AATAATCAGGTTAATCTGGAAACCATTACATGTTGGTCAATGATTTACGAGCCTAATCCTTAGGAGTGCCCATTTTAATTCGAGATCGTGATATGGACATGGAAAAAGTCAGGTGCGTTAATGAGATGCCACAAGGTGCTTGGAGAGACGCTCGCGCTGCAGGCTCTGCGGCTCGCTGATGCCTTGGCACACTTCACGCGCGTCAATGACGCTAGCTCCGTGGTTAAAGCTTTCACGGCTCGTCCTGCTGACTGCGTGTCTTTCCTCGTGGCTGGTGGTCCAGGGATGCGGGCCGGGCCCCGGCTATGGCAACCGCCCGAGGCAGCGCAAGCTGACTCCAATGTCGTACAAGCAATACGTACCTAGTGTCTCTGAGAATAATCTGGGTGCGAGCGGAAGAGCGGAGGGCAGGATCACGCGCATTTCTGAGCGCTTCAATGAGCTGGTGTGCAACTACAACACTGACATTGACTTCAAAGACGAGGAGCATACCAAAGCCGACCGGTTCATGACCAAGGTAAAGGAAATCCGTGTGTAGGCTAATGGTTAATAGAATCATCTGAACAGGAAGCTAGCCTATTAAATTGAGCCCCATGTACAATGTAGCCTATCCATTTCATGCTTATGCAGATACATCTGGTGGCCCTTTCAACTCTCTCAGCCATCCATGGCATACTTCATGCACAGTTAAACAGTACTTGAAAATAAAGGGGTTTTGTTATTCCTGtaattcagctgtgtttgattgttaTAGTTTTTGTGTTGCCAATTAATGCAAATTACTATGATGGAAAAAGCAGTGATAGAAGATGAATCTGCAATTAAAAGGTCCTGCAAAATCAGTTTACCTTAAAGAAAGTCCTAATTTGTGCATCTGCAACAGGGGACCACTAAGATTTTGATGTAGTTTAGAAAAccatcataatatactgtagaatcctTGACATcgattgtttgaatgtttagcaatatttctatgggcattttttatttacttacctCCTCAATGTAAATGTGCCAATAGGACTGTTTGGAGTGCCATGCTCCATTTAATATTTAACTAAGTTCTTTGTTGGTGAGCTATAAAATGATCACTACACCTCTACTTCCTTAGCCTGAGTACGCTACCCTGTATAAACACAAAGGTAGGTGAAGTATAACATTGTGAACAACAGAGAATACACAGATATTTATTATATTACTCTTTTACAATATGCATGTGGCCAAAAATGAAGCAGATTGGATGTGATTACAATTTTTAGTTGAATATTTGTTATGAccagtatataataaaaaaataattaatgccATGAATTGTTTGGCATAGGTTAATGCATCATGGTACCATAGGTCGTTTTGAGATATCACCGATAAGTTTAATATCACTGATCGTAAGTTTGTTGATATCATTGTAGATTAGCACCAAGTTAACTGAGAGTACCCTTCCGAGAGTGCTTAGAGTTGCTGTGTGTACGTATGCGTATGCCCTCTTGTTGCCCAACTCTGAAAGCTATCCTTTGTGTATCTTTTCAAGCATCTGTGGGGGTCGCCTGTGCAGAATTCCCACCTGTTGAAGTAATGGCACCATCGGAAAAGCCTCTATTGTAGTTTTGACAATGAAACGCCACTGTCAGATAGCATTGTGAGAAACATTTCCCTGGTTTGTTTTCTTCCCCTCTTGATTCCTCACTCTTGCTGTTACATTCCCAAGTACATGTCTAAACATTCCATCCACCTACCCTCTCGCTCAGACTGgttcttgttttcttttctctcttcttGGCTTTTTGGTCTTTCGCCTTTTCCCATACCCTCTCAATACCTCGCTCTGTGTTTCAAAACATGACAGAGGTCACATAGTATTATTTTCACTGAGAAAAGTACTACTTTTTTCACAGCTCCCCCATTATGTCTGGTGTAgatatgcacacatttttgtCCTTATGGAGAATCATAGAAGAACGCCTAAATGTTGTAATTCAAAGTCTGCTTGGGCTGACACTCGAGTCATTCAAAAGTTTGTGTGAAAGTGTTCCCATCATGTGAAGCTGAAAAATGAATTGACCTTGACTTTACTCTCTGACACAGCTGAAGTGTccaaagaatgttggaaattagATAAAGTAGCTTTGTTCTTATTGTTAGACATTGGGGGGTGGATGTGGCCTTTAGCAGAGCTTAATATTCTGCACAAAAATTTGCTGATGTCTACCAGTGACaatttcagccaaaaatgtataAGACACGCTTCCTGCATTTTTACACTTATTTGAATCAGTGGGACCATGAACCTATTTTGCAAAGTGGCGCCAGTGGCAGTATATACTGTTTATGCAACCTGacctaatacagtatatatttgactTGATTAGACTCACtatgcaatatttttcacaagtgcctaaaacttttgcacagtgctgcatattaatatatatagagattgatggatggatggatgaatagatagagATATATGCACATTCAGtacagtgcaaaagttttaggcacttgtcaaaatgttgcatagtgaggatgtctttaaaaaataatgccataaatagtttccatttatcaattaatgtcatacaaagtccagtaaacataaaaagtttaatcaatatttggtgtgaccacctttgccttaaaaaaaaaaaacacaaaggcacacatggacacagtttttcttggttgttggcagataggatgttttaatctatttaggctgtctcttCATGCAATCCCAGACTGACCCAATGATGTTGAAATCTGGGCTCTGTGGGGGGGCATGCCATATATTGAAGAGCTCATTGTTCTTCTGCTATTCAATTTTGTTTGCAAAGAGAATGATACATAaaaagcagaatatataaaacaaccattttaagacaaatggtTTTGTAAAAAATCTAATGTGCATTTGCGcagtattatgtgtgtgtgtgtgtgtgtgtgtgtgtgtgtgtgtatatatatatatatatatatatatatatatagggttggggagtaacggaatacatgtaatgggataacatatttaaaatacaaaatataagtaactgtattccactacagttacaatttaaatcattgtaattagaatacagttacattcaaaaagtattttgattactgaagagattactttgcattttattgtcatttgtttcatttaatatttagtcctttcagatggaaaacatttatatatataaatgatgcgatccaaattgcatttgaacagcagtgaaacactttcttatgatgtgatacattcatatgagcagacagaaaagtacgtttgaagtatgtttggagcagaagaaatagaaataaaccttgtgtaaattgtcagctttatgctaagctaaaatgctatttctagtcattttacatgcacatgttaccaggcacgatcatatttttttatcaagaaaattcacattggatcataattaatttttttctagtaagaacttTGTTATTAGGGCAAAatgttattcttgataatattttttttattgttttcctgtaaaaatatctaaaaatccttaaacaagatcaatcttgttttaaaaacaacactgcataatatatttaggtttttcagagaatgtatttttaacatgtgtattttatcttactgcacaggcagaatttttatagtcaaaacaagtgaaaatatctacaagtgctgaagaagtaatcttcatttagaatacgttactgaccttgagtaaaataatggaatacactacaaattaaattttacagcatgtaatctgtagtggaatacatttcaaaagtaaccctcccaaccataATGCAGTACATATGCAGTTTGACCTAATACAGCATATATGTGACTTGATCAAAGTTAGGCATGTGTATAAGGGATTTCTGACAGAGCTTTTTAGACAATTTTCTATTTTCAGCTACAATAATAGTGCATGTTCATTTTCAAAGCTATCAAAAGCCACTAGTTGGCACATGACACTCAGTTTGAATGGGCATGATGCTTCTGGTATGAATCATTGGTATGGTAAGAGGGCTGCAAACAGTTAAATAATAACGTGTGTCTTCCATTTGTTATGTCAAAATGACTGCCCTCTAGAATTTGACAATCCAAAACAGTTTATAGAGAACttgggaaaaacaaaacacttcagcCATTCTCTGTAGTTTATGTAATTTTTCTCACACTCGTTTCAGCGTTGCAAGGACTGCCTTAATAAATTGGCCATAGCAGTGATGAACCAGTGGCCTGGGGTCCGACTGCGAGTAACAGAGGCCTGGGATGAGGATGGGCATCACCCCCCTGGTTCTTTGCATTATGAGGGCCGTGCTGTCGACATCACCACCTCAGACCGGGACACCAAGAAATATGGCCTTCTTGCACAGTTGGCAGTGGAGGCTGGATTTGACTGGGTGCACTACGAATCCAAGTATCACGTGCACTGCTCTGTCAAAGCTGGTAAGCTCCAAAAGCGTAGCTATTAATGTGTCTTTACCAACCTTTTCAAACATTATAAGTCCTGAAATGTTTTTAAGTAACTCTTATAACACTTACAGGGTTAGTTTACACATaagtaaaaattctgtcatcatttacacaccctcatgttgttccaaactattTTTTGACTATTTTCttttcctgtggaacacaaaagacaacattttggggatttttgttcacttttattgtatggaaaaagatgtaatgagagtgaatggtgactgaggccatcattccctaacattcttccttttgtgttctacggaagaaaggaagtcacacgTGCCAGAAACaaaatgagggcgagtaaatcattacatcattttacagttttttgggggtgaactattcctgtagaGTATTATTGGAATATGATTTCCAGTCAATTTACTGTAATAAATGGATCCATTTCTAATTTTTCCAGATAAATCTGTAGCAGTGGAGAAAGGGGGCTGCTTTTCAGGATCAGGACTTGTTACAGTGGCTGGGGGTGCGCAAAAGCCTATGTCATGTTTGCTGCCTGGAGAGAAGGTGCTTTCATTGTCTGGGTCAGGTGAAATTGTTCTCAGCCGTGTACTTCTCTTTCTACATCGAGATAGCGAGAGCAGATCCACTTTTCTCATTTTTGGCACAGAAAATGGACAACAAATGGCACTTACTCCCAACCATCTCATATTTGTGACTTCAAGTTTCAAGCTGCACCACGAGTATCATGCTGTATTTGCCAGAAGAGTTAGGATTGGGGACTATATACTTACTACTGGAGGGGATAGAGGAATTCGGCCATCCAAGGTAGTCTCTATTTTATTGGAGGAGAGGATGGGGGTTTATGCCCCTTTGACAGAACATGGGAATTTATTTGTGGATGGCGTGCTGGCTTCCAACTACGCTTTTGTTGAGGATCACAGACTCGCACACTGGGCATTTTGGCCATTGCGCCTCCTGTTTGGCTTTTCCCATTTAGAGATGGAAGAGAACTCACAAACAATGTTACTTAAAAGCAGTCCCAAGGTCTCTATCTGTTCCACAGTTCTGACCTTCTTCACAAATGTGATTCACAATAGTTC
Encoded proteins:
- the LOC127628667 gene encoding desert hedgehog protein A-like; its protein translation is MPWHTSRASMTLAPWLKLSRLVLLTACLSSWLVVQGCGPGPGYGNRPRQRKLTPMSYKQYVPSVSENNLGASGRAEGRITRISERFNELVCNYNTDIDFKDEEHTKADRFMTKRCKDCLNKLAIAVMNQWPGVRLRVTEAWDEDGHHPPGSLHYEGRAVDITTSDRDTKKYGLLAQLAVEAGFDWVHYESKYHVHCSVKADKSVAVEKGGCFSGSGLVTVAGGAQKPMSCLLPGEKVLSLSGSGEIVLSRVLLFLHRDSESRSTFLIFGTENGQQMALTPNHLIFVTSSFKLHHEYHAVFARRVRIGDYILTTGGDRGIRPSKVVSILLEERMGVYAPLTEHGNLFVDGVLASNYAFVEDHRLAHWAFWPLRLLFGFSHLEMEENSQTMLLKSSPKVSICSTVLTFFTNVIHNSSGMSSSTCSKFQDATDAMENEHSILQHCDWADGPKKVYWYARLLHTLGQIFLDPQKFY